The Leptospira bouyouniensis genome contains a region encoding:
- a CDS encoding D-alanine--D-alanine ligase encodes MSKTKIALLFGGVSGEHIISVRSSAFIFATIDREKYEIHPIYIDSNGKFWIPTVEKPIYPDPTGKTELEFLEEFVQANKIMIPSDPIELKKLGVSSAFLGLHGGAGEDGRIQGFLDTIGIPHTGSGVLASALAMDKFRANILFQSIGIPVAPFIELEKGKSDPRKTLLNLSFSYPVFIKPTLGGSSVNTGMAKTAEEAMTLVDKIFVTDDRVLVQKLISGTEVSIGVLEKPEGKKRKPFALVPTEIRPKSEFFDFEAKYTKGASEEITPAPVGESITKTLQEYTLQCHEILGCKGYSRTDFIISEGIPYVLETNTLPGMTGTSLIPQQAKALGIDMKDVFNWLLEISLA; translated from the coding sequence ATGTCCAAAACCAAAATAGCTCTACTTTTCGGAGGTGTCTCCGGAGAGCACATCATTTCTGTTCGTTCATCTGCCTTTATATTTGCAACAATTGATCGGGAAAAATACGAAATTCACCCCATCTATATCGATTCGAATGGAAAGTTTTGGATCCCAACTGTAGAAAAACCGATTTATCCGGATCCAACTGGAAAAACGGAATTAGAATTTTTGGAAGAATTTGTACAAGCAAACAAAATAATGATACCGAGTGATCCAATCGAATTAAAAAAATTAGGAGTTTCTTCCGCCTTTCTTGGATTACACGGAGGCGCAGGAGAAGACGGAAGGATCCAAGGATTTTTAGATACAATAGGAATCCCTCACACTGGTTCTGGTGTACTTGCATCTGCTCTTGCAATGGATAAATTTAGAGCCAATATTTTATTCCAATCAATAGGAATACCTGTTGCGCCGTTTATCGAATTGGAAAAGGGAAAATCCGACCCAAGGAAAACACTTTTAAATCTTTCATTTTCATATCCTGTTTTCATTAAACCAACATTAGGTGGTTCTAGCGTGAATACGGGTATGGCAAAAACGGCAGAAGAGGCGATGACCCTTGTGGATAAAATTTTTGTGACCGATGACCGAGTTCTTGTGCAAAAATTAATTTCTGGAACGGAAGTGTCCATTGGTGTTTTGGAAAAACCTGAGGGAAAAAAAAGAAAGCCATTTGCATTAGTTCCGACTGAAATTCGGCCAAAATCTGAATTTTTTGATTTTGAAGCAAAATACACCAAGGGAGCCAGTGAGGAAATCACACCGGCCCCGGTGGGTGAATCCATCACCAAAACATTACAAGAGTATACTTTACAATGCCATGAAATTCTTGGCTGCAAAGGGTATTCGAGGACTGACTTTATTATCTCCGAAGGAATTCCTTATGTTTTGGAAACCAATACGTTACCAGGTATGACGGGAACAAGCCTCATTCCTCAACAAGCGAAAGCATTGGGGATTGATATGAAGGATGTATTTAATTGGTTACTTGAGATTTCTCTCGCTTAG
- a CDS encoding MlaE family ABC transporter permease, with protein sequence MIRLYKNTLEPLLYAIGYTVLLLFRAIGQSHQLYFKRREILEQMFIAGVGSLFVVSIVSVFTGMILGLNTGLGLRDFGAEGQIGLLLTITLTREMSPFMTSLILAASVGSAMAAEIGTMKVSEEIDALEVMSISPIRYLVMPRIVGFSLMVPVLCVYSAALGILGGGIVGHFQLGIDIISYFQDVYYRISSVPGLKDLYVGLLKGYVFGLSIATISCSQGLRTEGGAIGVGQTTRKAVVTSFLMVIFSGYVLTALFYK encoded by the coding sequence ATGATCCGTTTGTATAAGAATACATTAGAACCATTGTTATATGCGATTGGTTATACAGTGTTATTACTCTTTCGTGCAATTGGCCAATCTCACCAATTATATTTCAAACGTCGCGAAATCTTAGAACAAATGTTCATCGCAGGGGTTGGTTCCCTTTTTGTCGTGTCCATCGTTTCCGTGTTTACTGGTATGATCCTTGGTCTTAACACAGGTCTCGGCCTTAGAGATTTTGGAGCAGAAGGCCAAATTGGACTGCTTCTCACAATCACCTTGACAAGGGAGATGTCCCCTTTTATGACTTCACTCATTCTTGCCGCATCTGTTGGTTCTGCAATGGCTGCAGAGATTGGAACGATGAAAGTATCCGAAGAAATTGATGCCTTAGAAGTGATGTCCATAAGTCCTATCCGTTACCTTGTGATGCCGAGAATTGTTGGTTTTTCATTGATGGTTCCCGTACTCTGTGTTTATTCAGCTGCCCTTGGGATTTTAGGTGGGGGGATTGTTGGTCATTTCCAATTGGGAATCGACATCATCAGTTATTTCCAAGATGTGTATTACCGCATATCGTCTGTTCCTGGTTTAAAAGATTTGTATGTAGGACTTTTGAAAGGGTACGTTTTTGGTTTGTCCATTGCAACTATATCGTGTAGTCAAGGTTTACGAACCGAAGGTGGAGCGATTGGTGTTGGCCAAACCACAAGGAAAGCAGTTGTCACATCCTTTCTAATGGTCATTTTTTCTGGTTATGTGCTCACTGCCTTATTCTATAAATAA